One region of Manis pentadactyla isolate mManPen7 chromosome 9, mManPen7.hap1, whole genome shotgun sequence genomic DNA includes:
- the RHOD gene encoding rho-related GTP-binding protein RhoD isoform X1, with amino-acid sequence MKAAQAASEEAPPGAPSVKVVLVGDGGCGKTSLLMVFADGAFPESYTPTVFERLTVNLQMKGKPVDLQIWDTAGQVDYDRLRPLFYPDASVLLLCFDITSPYSFDNISNRWYPEVNHFCKEVPVILVGCKTDLRKDKSLVKKLRKNKLEPVTYHRGQEMARAIGAVAYLECSARLHENIHAVFQEAARVALSSRSRNLWRRITRSFCMVT; translated from the exons ATGAAGGCGGCCCAGGCTGCGAGCGAGGAGGCGCCTCCGGGCGCGCCGTCCGTCAAGGTGGTCCTGGTGGGCGACGGCGGCTGCGGGAAGACGTCGCTGCTGATGGTCTTCGCCGACGGGGCCTTCCCCGAG AGCTACACCCCCACGGTGTTCGAGCGACTCACTGTTAACCTGCAAATGAAGGGCAAACCCGTGGACCTCCAAATCTGGGACACAGCAG GGCAAGTGGACTATGACCGCCTGCGGCCCCTGTTCTACCCTGACGCCAGCGTCCTGCTCCTCTGCTTCGACATCACAAGCCCATACAGTTTTGACAACATCTCTAACCGG TGGTACCCGGAGGTGAATCACTTCTGCAAGGAAGTGCCCGTCATCCTCGTCGGCTGCAAGACTGACCTGCGTAAGGACAAGTCGCTGGTGAAGAAGCTGAGGAAAAATAAGTTGGAGCCCGTGACTTACCACCGG GGCCAGGAGATGGCAAGGGCTATAGGTGCAGTGGCCTACCTCGAGTGCTCGGCTCGGCTGCATGAAAACATCCACGCTGTCTTCCAAGAGGCGGCCAGGGTGGCCCTGAGCAGCCGAAGTCGCAACCTCTGGCGGCGGATTACCCGGAGCTTTTGCATGGTCACCTGA
- the SYT12 gene encoding synaptotagmin-12 isoform X2 encodes MMAVDVAEYHLNVIKSPPGWELGVYTAGALALLGIAAVSLWKLWTSGSFPSPSPFPNYDYRYLQQKYGETYAEARQKRAPAWNVQRASTRGPSSRKGSLSIEDTFESISELGPLELMGRDLDLAPYGTLRKSQSADSLNSISSVSNTFGQDFTLGQVEVSMDYDAASHTLHVAVLQGKDLLEREEASFESCFMRVSLLPDEQIVGISRIQRNAYSIFFDEKFSIPLDPAALEEKSLRFSVFGIDEDERNVSTGVVELKLSVLDLPLQPFSGWLYLQDQNKAADAAGEILLSLSYLPTAERLTVVVVKAKNLVWTNDKTTADPFVKVYLLQDGRKMSKKKTAVKRDDPNPVFNEAMIFSVPAIVLQDLSLRVTVAESSSDGRGDNVGHVIIGPSASGMGTTHWNQMLATLRRPVSMWHPVRRN; translated from the exons ATGATGGCCGTGGACGTGGCAGAATACCATCTGAATG TCATCAAGAGCCCCCCAGGCTGGGAGTTGGGTGTCTATACTGCTGGGGCCCTGGCACTGCTGGGAATTGCAGCTGTGAGCCTGTGGAAGCTCTGGACATCGGGGAGcttccccagcccttccccatTCCCAAACTACGACTACAGGTACCTTCAGCAGAAGTATGGCGAGACCTACGCAGAGGCCAGGCAGAAG AGAGCGCCTGCCTGGAATGTCCAGCGGGCCAGCACTCGGGGGCCATCTAGTCGCAAAGGCAGCCTCAGCATCGAGGACACCTTTGAGAGCATCAGCGAGCTCGGGCCCCTGGAGCTGATGGGCCGTGACCTGGACCTGGCTCCCTATGGAACCCTCCGGAAGTCCCAGTCGGCTGACTCCCTGAACTCCATCTCCTCCGTGAGCAACACCTTCGGACAGGACTTCACACTCGGCCAGGTGGAGGTCAGCATGGACTATGATGCCGCCTCCCACACCCTCCACGTGGCTGTGCTACAGGGCAAGGATCTCCTGGAGCGGGAGGAAGCCAGCTTTGAGTCCTGCTTCATGCGCGTCAGCCTGCTGCCTGATGAGCAGATCGTGGGCATTTCCCGG ATCCAGAGGAATGCCTACTCCATCTTCTTTGATGAGAAGTTCTCCATCCCCCTGGATCCTGCAGCCCTGGAGGAGAAGAGCTTGCGGTTTTCCGTGTTTGGCATTGATGAGGATGAGCGGAATGTCAGCACCGGGGTGGTGGAGCTGAAGCTTTCTGTACTTGACCTCCCACTGCAGCCCTTCAGCGGCTGGCTCTACTTACAGGACCAGAACAAG GCCGCCGATGCCGCGGGCGAGATCCTGCTCTCCCTCAGCTACCTCCCGACAGCCGAGCGCCTCACCGTGGTTGTGGTGAAGGCCAAGAATCTCGTCTGGACCAATGATAAGACCACAGCGG ACCCCTTCGTCAAGGTGTATCTGCTGCAGGATGGGAGGAAGATGAGCAAGAAGAAGACCGCTGTGAAGAGGGATGACCCAAACCCTGTGTTCAACGAAGCCATGATCTTCTCAGTACCAGCCATTGTGCTCCAG GACCTGTCTCTCCGTGTGACGGTGGCTGAGAGCAGCAGTGATGGCCGTGGGGACAACGTGGGCCATGTCATCATCGGGCCATCAGCCAGTGGCATGGGCACCACACACTGGAACCAGATGCTGGCCACGCTGCGCAGGCCCGTGTCCATGTGGCACCCTGTCCGGCGAAATTAG
- the SYT12 gene encoding synaptotagmin-12 isoform X1, whose product MVSPSSHVTGPCQPPAWVSRGCQTGPYSTVIKSPPGWELGVYTAGALALLGIAAVSLWKLWTSGSFPSPSPFPNYDYRYLQQKYGETYAEARQKRAPAWNVQRASTRGPSSRKGSLSIEDTFESISELGPLELMGRDLDLAPYGTLRKSQSADSLNSISSVSNTFGQDFTLGQVEVSMDYDAASHTLHVAVLQGKDLLEREEASFESCFMRVSLLPDEQIVGISRIQRNAYSIFFDEKFSIPLDPAALEEKSLRFSVFGIDEDERNVSTGVVELKLSVLDLPLQPFSGWLYLQDQNKAADAAGEILLSLSYLPTAERLTVVVVKAKNLVWTNDKTTADPFVKVYLLQDGRKMSKKKTAVKRDDPNPVFNEAMIFSVPAIVLQDLSLRVTVAESSSDGRGDNVGHVIIGPSASGMGTTHWNQMLATLRRPVSMWHPVRRN is encoded by the exons ATGGTGAGTCCCAGCAGCCATGTCACAGGACCCTGCCAGCCCCCAGCTTGGGTGTCTAGGGGATGTCAAACAGGGCCCTATTCTACTG TCATCAAGAGCCCCCCAGGCTGGGAGTTGGGTGTCTATACTGCTGGGGCCCTGGCACTGCTGGGAATTGCAGCTGTGAGCCTGTGGAAGCTCTGGACATCGGGGAGcttccccagcccttccccatTCCCAAACTACGACTACAGGTACCTTCAGCAGAAGTATGGCGAGACCTACGCAGAGGCCAGGCAGAAG AGAGCGCCTGCCTGGAATGTCCAGCGGGCCAGCACTCGGGGGCCATCTAGTCGCAAAGGCAGCCTCAGCATCGAGGACACCTTTGAGAGCATCAGCGAGCTCGGGCCCCTGGAGCTGATGGGCCGTGACCTGGACCTGGCTCCCTATGGAACCCTCCGGAAGTCCCAGTCGGCTGACTCCCTGAACTCCATCTCCTCCGTGAGCAACACCTTCGGACAGGACTTCACACTCGGCCAGGTGGAGGTCAGCATGGACTATGATGCCGCCTCCCACACCCTCCACGTGGCTGTGCTACAGGGCAAGGATCTCCTGGAGCGGGAGGAAGCCAGCTTTGAGTCCTGCTTCATGCGCGTCAGCCTGCTGCCTGATGAGCAGATCGTGGGCATTTCCCGG ATCCAGAGGAATGCCTACTCCATCTTCTTTGATGAGAAGTTCTCCATCCCCCTGGATCCTGCAGCCCTGGAGGAGAAGAGCTTGCGGTTTTCCGTGTTTGGCATTGATGAGGATGAGCGGAATGTCAGCACCGGGGTGGTGGAGCTGAAGCTTTCTGTACTTGACCTCCCACTGCAGCCCTTCAGCGGCTGGCTCTACTTACAGGACCAGAACAAG GCCGCCGATGCCGCGGGCGAGATCCTGCTCTCCCTCAGCTACCTCCCGACAGCCGAGCGCCTCACCGTGGTTGTGGTGAAGGCCAAGAATCTCGTCTGGACCAATGATAAGACCACAGCGG ACCCCTTCGTCAAGGTGTATCTGCTGCAGGATGGGAGGAAGATGAGCAAGAAGAAGACCGCTGTGAAGAGGGATGACCCAAACCCTGTGTTCAACGAAGCCATGATCTTCTCAGTACCAGCCATTGTGCTCCAG GACCTGTCTCTCCGTGTGACGGTGGCTGAGAGCAGCAGTGATGGCCGTGGGGACAACGTGGGCCATGTCATCATCGGGCCATCAGCCAGTGGCATGGGCACCACACACTGGAACCAGATGCTGGCCACGCTGCGCAGGCCCGTGTCCATGTGGCACCCTGTCCGGCGAAATTAG